Below is a genomic region from Microbulbifer sp. ALW1.
CCGCACCCGCGCGCTGTCACTGGCCATGGCCTGTTCCTATGCCGGTTGGTTGCTGGGACCTCTCAGCGGTGGATACCTCGGCGTGCACGGCCCCGAAACCGTGTTCTGGGGCGGTGCTGTGGCGGTGATCGCGTGCGCGGCACTGGCGCAAATACTGATGCCCGCAGATACTCAGCGTAAATCCAAAGGCCTTGCGCTGATGACGCTGGTGCGCTCGCAGAATTCGCTGGCGCTCTGGCGTGAACCCGCAATCCGTGCCATGGCGCTGTTCAACCTGTTGTTCTGTCTCGGCGTCAATGCGTTCTATGAGTTTTATCCCTTTTGGCTGGTGGAAAAATTCGGCTACCAATCCCACCAGATCGCATGGAATACCGTTATCGTCACAGGTGTAATGATTGCAACCAGTGCACTGGCGATTCCTACTCTGAAAACACGTTTCGGCGCGGAGCTTGTGGTTTTCAAAGGCGCCGTAGGCCTGGGGGTCTTGTTGCTGTTACTACCTTGGGCAAATGCCCAGGGCGCATTCGCCCTGTTTGCCCTGATTGGCGTCGGGATATCCACGGTGAATGGTGTGTTTCCGGCCATCATGTCCGAACGTTTCGAACAGTATGGCCAGGGGCGGGTGATGGGACTGCTGACGGCCAACTTCTGCCTTACCAGCACTGCTATTGCGTTGATGGGTAGCGGCCTGGCATTGCTGGGAAGCCAGTGGACGCTGGTGCTCGGCGGCCTGCTGTGCCTCGCGAGCGCGGCCTGGTTTGCAATACTACACCGCGCATCCGATGATTGGCCCGCAAAGGCAGATGCACAATGACCATGTCCCAATCGCGAACCACACAACCAAACGACAGCGGCAATTCCCGCGAGCAAATCCTCTACTTACTGAAGACCCGCGGCGCGCAATCCGCGCGGTTTATCGCCGATAGTCTGGGAATCACCACTGTGGGTGCTCGCCAGCACCTGAACCAGCTCGCAGATGAGGGATTGCTGAGCCGCTGCGACCGCGCGGAAAAGGTAGGGCGACCGGCCAGCTACTGGGAGCTGACGGATAAAGCGCAGCAGCGCTTTCCGGATCGCCACGGCGACCTTGCCGTGAAGCTGATCGACAGTGTGCGGGAAGTCTTCGGTGAACGGGGCCTAGATACGCTGATTGGCCAGCGTGAAAAGGAGTCACTGACAGAGTACCTGCGCGCGCTGGCAAACTGTCAGACCCTGGGAGCAAAGGTCAAAAAACTCGCGGAATTGCGGGACAGGGAAGGCTATATGGCTCAGGCAATACGGGAAAAGCGCGGTATATGGTTGCTGGTGGAAAACCACTGCCCGATTTGTGCCGCAGCACGCCAGTGCCGCGGTTTCTGCCGATCGGAGCTGGAGATATTCCGCCGATGTCTGCCGGAAGCTCATGTAGAGCGCTGCGAGTACCTGCTGGACGGCGCGCGCCGCTGCGCCTACAGAGTTTCCGTACGGCCGCAATAGCTTCAGCCTGAGTGGCTGCGAGACTCAAGAGTCTTTACCTGAACCACAGGTCAGCGGCCAAATCCACTCCCGATGCCCGTGCCCCGGGTGGTATCATCGCCGCATGAAACACCCCCTACTTCCGGAACGCCCCCTCGTCATATCCCCTACTCTGGCCGCAACTCTGGGCCTGGAGGAGTCGGTATTGCTCAGTGCGCTGGGTGACCTGATACCGTTTTTACCGGTGGAGTCACA
It encodes:
- a CDS encoding MFS transporter, producing MPISNAKTTLLAVMLVTLVGTGGIALPYPVLAPLFLDGPANDLTHFMNMPPKLLLGIVLALFPLGLLIGSSIVGAVSDQLGRRRTLVFTLLLAAAGYALSALALSAQNFLLFAAARFLTGLCEGNIAIARAMAADLHPTIDRTRALSLAMACSYAGWLLGPLSGGYLGVHGPETVFWGGAVAVIACAALAQILMPADTQRKSKGLALMTLVRSQNSLALWREPAIRAMALFNLLFCLGVNAFYEFYPFWLVEKFGYQSHQIAWNTVIVTGVMIATSALAIPTLKTRFGAELVVFKGAVGLGVLLLLLPWANAQGAFALFALIGVGISTVNGVFPAIMSERFEQYGQGRVMGLLTANFCLTSTAIALMGSGLALLGSQWTLVLGGLLCLASAAWFAILHRASDDWPAKADAQ
- a CDS encoding metalloregulator ArsR/SmtB family transcription factor — encoded protein: MTMSQSRTTQPNDSGNSREQILYLLKTRGAQSARFIADSLGITTVGARQHLNQLADEGLLSRCDRAEKVGRPASYWELTDKAQQRFPDRHGDLAVKLIDSVREVFGERGLDTLIGQREKESLTEYLRALANCQTLGAKVKKLAELRDREGYMAQAIREKRGIWLLVENHCPICAAARQCRGFCRSELEIFRRCLPEAHVERCEYLLDGARRCAYRVSVRPQ